ATGTAAAAGATCCAATGTGAACccgcattgaaagtttcacagcgatgagggtaatagaagcggagaaagtGGGCACCGTGAATACTGAAACCCGTGCGGCTTTGATATCACGGTGTGTGGTACAACGAGGCCATAATGTAATGAACCGTATCTATGAaggtgtcccaacccctttaagttCACTGTTTTTGCTTCACTTTACAGAAAGTTGTTTATTTTGAGATGTTCTATTCTAATCGTTAACATGAGGCACCCTTTTCAAAGATTTCAGGAATCCCAGGTACCATCGGATGCATTGATGGGACCTATATCCAGATTCGGTGCCCAGCACACAAGATAAAGTCCACTTATGTAAATAGACACGATATTCCTTCTCTGACCATGCAGGGAGTGTGCGATGACAAGCGCCGCTTCCTCGATGTCACAACGGGTTTCCCGGGGAAGGTACATGATGCACGGGTTTTCAGAACCTCATCAATCGCAGAAAAGCTGCCGTACATATGTTGTGTCAACAAGTATCACATTCTTGGTGACGCAGCATATCCCTTGAGGGAGTACTTGCTTACTCCCTTCAGGGACTACGGTACATTGACAGAGGAGCAGAAGCAGTTTAATTTTAACTTCTGCAGGACGCGTGTACGCATTGAGAATGCATTTGGTATTTTAAAGCAGCGATTTCGGCAGTTGCAGCTTCTGGAATTCATC
This genomic stretch from Ornithodoros turicata isolate Travis unplaced genomic scaffold, ASM3712646v1 Chromosome76, whole genome shotgun sequence harbors:
- the LOC135374550 gene encoding putative nuclease HARBI1: MRVIEAEKAPFSKISGIPGTIGCIDGTYIQIRCPAHKIKSTYVNRHDIPSLTMQGVCDDKRRFLDVTTGFPGKVHDARVFRTSSIAEKLPYICCVNKYHILGDAAYPLREYLLTPFRDYGTLTEEQKQFNFNFCRTRVRIENAFGILKQRFRQLQLLEFITVDQSSKFILACCVLHNLCINSGDCSIDDVECAPEVQTNEVVEAADVRECALRKLGELKRLRVMRSMNL